A region of Pyxidicoccus parkwaysis DNA encodes the following proteins:
- a CDS encoding DUF6232 family protein — protein MMKPQAAVLLPNAPVLPQRPVAVALPPVEVPLFQAHGVLVTSECVVARGKTLPLADVQRVESVRRSPSLRPVLATLALSMSVGLPMLSALSVAVSARKGVFEAGLVLLAVVFFGSMARLLLAEDSYQVVLHTREGAWRVLSSSEVRTSTRLVALLEKAVDSARWGN, from the coding sequence ATGATGAAGCCTCAGGCCGCGGTTCTGCTGCCCAATGCCCCGGTGCTGCCCCAGCGCCCGGTGGCCGTGGCGCTGCCTCCCGTCGAGGTGCCGCTGTTCCAGGCCCACGGCGTCCTCGTCACCTCCGAGTGCGTGGTGGCGCGAGGCAAGACGCTGCCCCTCGCGGACGTGCAGCGCGTGGAGTCCGTGCGCCGCTCACCGAGCCTGCGGCCCGTGCTGGCCACGCTCGCGTTGAGCATGAGCGTGGGCCTGCCGATGCTGTCCGCGCTGTCCGTCGCGGTCTCGGCGCGCAAAGGCGTCTTCGAGGCGGGGCTCGTGCTCCTCGCGGTGGTGTTCTTCGGGTCCATGGCCCGGCTGCTGCTCGCCGAGGACTCGTACCAGGTGGTGCTGCACACGCGCGAGGGCGCGTGGCGGGTGCTGAGCAGCAGCGAGGTCCGGACGAGCACGCGGCTGGTGGCCCTGCTCGAGAAGGCGGTGGACTCGGCGCGCTGGGGGAACTGA
- a CDS encoding response regulator — translation MESSSTARALLVGGDASLSSLLKDVLGELGIALELDGPGVAVSPDLVLVHVERGEGLHRLLGRARELLRQGPFIVLVPFADDRLVQLALRLGARDCYALGRPLEELRRMLRTHLPGARDASLTSSGGAVPPNPGVDS, via the coding sequence GTGGAGTCCTCGTCCACAGCCCGCGCCCTCCTCGTGGGGGGAGATGCCTCGCTCAGCTCGCTCCTGAAGGACGTGCTGGGAGAGCTGGGCATTGCCCTGGAGTTGGATGGACCTGGCGTCGCGGTGAGTCCAGACCTCGTGCTGGTGCACGTGGAGCGGGGCGAGGGTCTTCATCGCCTGTTGGGTCGGGCTCGGGAGCTGTTGCGGCAGGGGCCATTCATCGTGCTGGTGCCGTTCGCGGATGACCGGCTGGTGCAGCTCGCGCTGCGACTGGGGGCGCGGGACTGCTACGCGCTGGGCCGTCCGCTGGAGGAGTTGCGCCGGATGCTGCGGACGCACCTGCCCGGTGCGAGGGATGCCTCGTTGACCTCTTCCGGCGGGGCCGTGCCGCCGAACCCTGGAGTCGATTCATGA